TGGAGGCGCCCGTCGCCGATTTCGGCGACCTGGTCGACGGCCGTCAGGTGGCCGCGGTCGTGGGTGACCAGCACAGTGGCGGTGGCCCGCTGGTGGGTGAGGCGGATGATCAGGTCGATCACGGCGGCGCCTCGTTCGTGGTCGAGGGCACTGGTGGGCTCGTCGACCAGCAGGACGGTCGGGTCGTTCATCAGGGCGCGGGCGATGTTGACGCGCTGGCGCTGGCCGCCGGAGAGCTGGTGCGGCCGGCGGCCGGCCTGGTCCGCGAGGCCGACCGCGTCGAGAAGTTCCCTCGCTCGGTCCCGCGCGGTGCGGGGGTTGCGGCCGGCTATCTGGGCCATGACCTGGAGTTGTTCGACTGCGGTGAGTGAGGGCAGCAGGTTGGGCTGCTGGAAGACGACGCCGATCTTGTCGCGCCGTAGTTCGGCGAGTTTGGCGCGGCTGAGACCGGTGGTGGTCCGGCCGTCGATGGTGACGGTACCGGCGTCGGGGGTGACCAGGGTGGCGGCGACCGCGAGGAGGCTGGACTTGCCCGACCCGGAGGGACCGACCACGGCAGTCAGAGTGCCCTTGGTGACCTCCAGGCTGACCTGGTCCAAGGCGGTCAGGCGAGCCTCGCCGTCGGCGTAGGTGAGCGTGATTCCGGTCAGGTGCAGGCTCATCGCACGCTCCCCAGGGCGGTCAGAGGGTCGACAGAGGTGATCCGGCGAATCGACAGGACGGCTCCAAGAACGCCGAGGAGGACCATCACCGCGGCCGGGAGCACGACGGTGGCGGGGGCGAGGAGGAACGGCACGGCGGAGCCGGACACGAGCGCGCCCACGGCGGCGGCGATGCCGGTGCCGACCGAGGCGCACCCGACGAGCAGGACGACGGCCTGTCCGAGAGCGTCCTTGAGGAGACTCCCGGTGGAGGCGCCGAGCGCCTTGAGGACAGCGACGTCACCGCTGCGCTGGATGGTCCAGACCGTGAAGAAGGCCCCGACGACGAGGGCGGAGATGGCGAACAGGAAGCCGCGCATCAGCTGCAAGGAGCCGTTCTCGGAGGAGTAGGAGCCGATTGCGGACAGCGAGTCCTCGGTCGCGACCGTCGTGGTGCCGGCCTGGCGATCCGTGAGCGCCGTATCGGCCTGGGAGGTGGTCTGCAGGGCGATGACGGTGGCCCGCGGGCCCAGCTCGCTGCCGGTGGGCGGTGCGGTCTTCTGCCAGGTGTCCAAACTGGTCCAGATCACCGGGAGGTGGCTGAAGTGCCCGTCGCCGCCGACCGCGGCCACCTCCAGTTGCCGGCCGGACAGCGTGAGGGAGTCGCCGGGCTGCACGCCGAGGTCGGCGGCGGCCGCGGTGGACAGCACCGTCGCGCTGCTGGTGATCTTGTCGCTGTGCGGGGCCAGGCGGGAGCCGGGCCCGACGCCGAAGGCCGACACCCCGGTGCTCCTGTCCCCGGCGGTGGCCTTGGTAGTGGTGATTCCCAGCGGCTCGGCGTGCTCGACACCGGGCGCCGCGGACCACTGTTGCCACTGCCGCTCGGTGACGGTGGAGTTGGAATACGACAGCTCCTGCCCGCCGCCCGGCGCCTGGAAGGCGATCTTGTCGGCGGGCAGGTCGGTGATCGCGGAGACGTTCTGCCGGCCCAGTCCTGCCGTCAGTCCGGACAGCAGCCCGACCAGCAGCGTGATCAGCACGATGACGGACGCCATCAGGGCGAAGCGCCCTTTGGCGAATTTGAGGTCTCTCCAGGCGACGAACACAGCCTTGGCCTGTCCTTTCCGGTGGGGAAGCGGTATCAACCCCACCGTCGCCGCCGGCCCCCGGTGCGCGCATCCGACGCCGGACCGCACTTCGCGGGCCGGAAGGTGGCACCGTGGTTCCAACTTCCGATAGAGGCCCCGGGGGGCCGGTCTCCGTAGTCTGGAACGCACTGTGAACACCGCTGCTCCTGTCCTGACCCCGACCAGCCGGGCCCTCGCCTGGTGCCTGCACCTGCTGGTCATCGGCCTGCTCGCGCTGGCCGTCGGCCGGGCTGTCTCCGCCGGCGGCCCGCATGCCGCGTGGATCGTCGCCGCGTCGGCGGCGTGCTGCGTGATGTACTCGTTCGGACCGGCGCTGCCCGGCATCCGCCGCTCGCGGGGGGCCGCCGCGCTGTGGCTGGCCGCCGTCGGCGCCTGCTGGCTGGTGCTGCTCGCGCTGTCTCCCGACGCCGTGTGGGTGGCCTTCCCGCTGTACTTCCTGCAGCTGCACCTCTTGCCGTGGCGCGCCGGTCTGGCGGCTGTGATCGCGACGGCCTTCGCGGCCATCGGGGGATTTGCCGCCCATCAGCACGATTTCAGTCCCGCCATGGTCGTGGGTCCCGCGCTCGGCGCGGCGGTGGCGGTCGCGGTGGTGTGGGGGTACCAAACGCTGTACCGGGAGAGCGAACACCGCCGCAGGCTGATCGAGGAGCTCACCGCCACCCGCGCCGAGCTGGCTGCCGCCCAGCACACCGCCGGTGTCCTGGCCGAACGCGACCGCCTGGCCCGCGAAATCCACGACACCCTCGCCCAGGGCCTCTCGAGCATCCAGTTGCTGCTGCGCGCCGCGGAACGGGCTCTGCCCCAGGCACCGCAGACCGCGGCCCGCCACGTGGACCAGGCACGGCAGGCCGCCATCGACAACCTCGCCGAGGCCCGCCGCTTCGTCGCCGCCCTCACCCCGCCCACCCTGGAAGGCACCACCTTGGCCGGCGCGCTGGAACGCGTGTGCGCCACCACCAGCACCCGGCACCGGCTCACCACACGCTTCCACCTCACCGGCGACCCCGCCCCGCTCGCCACCGCGCACGAGACCGCCTTGCTGCGCATCGCCCAGTCCGCGTTGGCCAACATCGTCCGACATGCCGGCGCCACCACCGCCGAGATCACCCTCAGCTACCTCGGCGACCACGTCGCCCTCGACGTCGTCGACGACGGACGCGGTTTCGAGCCCGACCGCCTGCCCGCCCCCGACCCGGAATCCGGCGGGTTCGGACTGGCGGCCATGCGTGCCCGCGCGAAGGCACTCGGAGGCACGCTGACCGTCGAATCCGCCCCCGGCCGGGGCACCGCCCTGGCCGCTCAGCTGCCACTCACCCCGCCGGCCGAGACCGAACCCGGGGCCCGGCCGTGACCGACACCCCCATTCGCCTGCTCCTGGCCGACGATCACCCCGTCGTACGGGCCGGGCTGCGCGCCGTGCTGGAGACCGAGCCCGGCCTCGTCGTCGTGGCCGAAGCCGCAACCGCCGAGGACGCCGTCGCCCGCGCCGGCGGAGGCGACATCGACGTCGTGTTGATGGATCTGCAGTTCGGCGCGGGCATGGGCGGTGCCGAAGCCACCGCCCGGATAACCGCCTTGCCGCGAGCACCCAGGGTGCTGGTCGTCACCACCTACGACTCGGACGCCGACACCCTGCCCGCCATCGAAGCGGGTGCCACCGGCTATCTCCTCAAAGATGCCCCACCCGAAGACCTCGCCGCCGCCGTGCGCACCGCAGCGGCCGGGCGCACCACGCTGGCGCCCACTGTCGCGGACCGGCTGATGAACCGGCTGCGCACCCCGGGCACCGCCTTGACCCGGCGCGAGATCGAAGTCCTCGCCCTGGTCGCCGAAGGCCTGTCCAACCAGGCGATCGGCGCACGCCTCCATCTGACCGAGGGCACCGTCAAGTCTCATCTGGCCCGCATCTACGTCAAGCTCGGCGTCGAGTCGCGCACCGCCGCCGTGGCGACCGCCACCGATCTCGGCCTCATCCGCCGCTGACGGGCGTGGTGGATGTCAGCCACCGTCCCCGCATCAGCGGGTTCGGTTCGAGCCGGAAAGCTCGGCGGATGCTCAACCGTGACGCCGGGCGTGAGCGGCGACCCGGGCGCGGTTGCCGCAGATCCGGCTGTCGCACCAGCGGCGGTGCGCGCGCGTGGAGACGAAGACCTTGTGGCAGCCCTCGCCCTGGCACCGTCGCAGCTGCTCGGCCTGCTGACCGAGGAGGAAATCGACGAGCGCCCGGCCGAGCAGGTGCTGCACGGCCTCCGGGCCGGTCCCGTCCAGTGCGACGCCGCCGGGGACGGGCCGTATCCGGAAGCCGGCAGGGGAGAGGCCGGGACCGGTGGCGAAGTCGAGTTCCTCCGCCGGTGGCCGCTCGCCGGCCGCGATGCGGTGCAGGACGAGCTGGGTGGCGTCCCGGTGTGCGAGGACGTCCGGCAGATGGTCCGACCGCAGCTCGGCGGCGCAACCCGCCAGGGCGGGCCACGGCCGGGCCCAGGCCCGGAACCGCTCGAGGGTCGCGATGCGGTCGCGCTCACGGGAGGACCGGGTGTTGGCGAACGCCAGGGCCAGTGGCTCGGTCATGCTCCGGACTCTAACAAACTAATGGGTTGACCCATTAGTTCTCCTCGTGCCAGGCTGCCACTCATGGTGTCGATCTCCCGGGAAACGGGTGCCCAAACCGAAGCCCGGCTGCGCAGGGTGTTCCGCACGTCTGCCATCGAGTGGCTGGACGGAGCGTGGACCTTCGTCGAAGGTGCCGACGCGGCGCGCCGCGATGACGCGATCGCGCTCATCCGCGACGAGGGACGGTCGAGCGCGCTCTGCCCGGCCACCGGGGACGGGGAGCGGTTCGCCGTGTTCCGCGTGGTGCTCCCACGCGGTGCCGACGACAGCGGGTTCGTCGGCTGGCTGGCGTCCCGGGTCAAGGCGTCGACCGGAAGCGGGCTGTTCGTGATCTGCGGGCAGGACAGCGACCGTGGCGGGATCTTCGACTACTACGGTGTGCCCGAGGCCGCGGCCGGGGAGGTCCGGCAGGTGCTCGATCGCCTGTCGCGCACCGAGGGCCTCGACGGCGTCGTGTTGCGCACCGTGGCGACGGCGGACAACTCCGCCCTGGGCCCGGACACCGTGTTCTGCTTCGAGCAGCGCGGTGACGCGATCACCGCGCGCTACGGCGGCAGCGGGATCACCGACGGCTGGCTCGCCGGCACCGTCGACGGCACACAGGTCCAGTTCCACTACCTGCAGGTGCAGGCCGACGGAACCGTCGACAGCGGCCGGTCGGCGGGCGAGGTGACCCGGCTGCCCGACGGGCGGTGGAGCCTCACCGAACACTTCACGTGGGCGAGCCGGGAGGGCAGCGGCACCAACCGCTTCGAGGAGTAGCACGACGCACTACTTGACATAATGTGCATTATCGGCGCATTGATCAGGCGGCCCGGCGGCGTGCCTGGGATCTCGGGAAACCGCTGGAAACACCGCGCCGAGCTCACAGTTTGGCGCGGCGACGGTGCGTGCTTGTGCTGCTGGAGCGTGTAAAACCGTCCGGCCGTTCGACGGCCAGCGCCCGTCCGGCCCAGCTCCTGACACGATGGCGCCGCCGCGCCGGCGGAAAGCAGCCCGCCGACCGACGCGAGGTCGCCCGATCGCCCGTTTCCGGGTGGCCCGCCGGACCACCCGGAAAACGTCACGTGACGTTTCAGCTGACGTAGGCGGCGAGGTGCTCACCGGTCAGCGTGGCGCGCGCGGAGACCAGGTCGGCCGGTGTTCCCTCGAACACGATCCGGCCGCCGTCGTGGCCGGCGCCAGGCCCGAGGTCGATGATCCAGTCCGCATGGGCCATCACCGCTTGGTGGTGCTCGATCACGATGACCGACTTGCCCGAGTCCACCAGCCGGTCCAGCAACGCCAGCAGCTGCTCGACATCGGCTAGGTGCAGACCCGTCGTCGGCTCGTCCAGGATGTACACGCCGCCCTTCTCCCCCATGTGGGTGGCCAGCTTCAGCCGCTGCCGCTCACCACCGGACAGCGTCGTCAGCGGCTGGCCCAGCGTCAGGTACCCGAGCCCGACGTCCGCCAGATGGGTGAGGATCTTGTGGGCCGCCGGCACCTTCGCCTCGCCGTCACCGAAGAACGCCTGTGCCTCGGCGACCGGCATGGCGAGCACCTCGCTGATGTCCCGGCCGCCGAGCTTGTACTCCAGCACCTCGGCCTGGAACCGCTTGCCCTCGCACTCCTCGCAGGTGGTGGCCACGCCCGCCATCATCGCCAGGTCGGTGTAGATGACCCCGGCGCCGTTGCAGGCCGGGCAGGCCCCCTCGGAGTTCGCGCTGAACAACGCCGGCTTCACGCCGTTGGCCTTGGCGAACGCCTTGCGGATCGGCTCGAGCAGCCCGGTGTAGGTCGCCGGGTTGCTGCGCCGCGACCCCTTGATCGCGCCCTGGTCGACCGTCACCACGCCGTCCCGGCCCGACACCGACCCGTGGATCAGCGAGCTCTTGCCCGAACCGGCCACACCGGTGACGACGACCAGCACGCCGAGCGGGATGTCCACGTCGACGTCGCGCAGGTTGTGGGTGTTCGCGCCCCGGATCTCCAGCTTCCCGGACGGGGTGCGCACCGACGGCTTGAGCGTGGCGCGGTCGTCGAGGTGCCGTCCGGTGAGGGTGCCGCTGGCGCGCAGCCCCTCGACCGTCCCCTCGTACACCACCTGGCCGCCCCCGCTGCCCGCGCCGGGGCCGAGGTCGACGACGTGGTCGGCGATCCCGATGGTTTCCGGCTTGTGCTCGACGACCAGGACGGTGTTGCCCTTGTCGCGCAGCTGCAGCAGCAAGTTGTTCATCCGCTGGATGTCGTGCGGGTGCAGCCCGATGCTCGGTTCGTCGAACACGTAGGTCACGTCGGTGAGCGACGATCCGAGGTGGCGGATCATCTTGGTGCGCTGCGCCTCACCGCCGGAGAGTGTCCCGGAGGGACGGTCCAGGCTGAGGTAGCCGAGCCCGATCTCGACGAACGAGTCGAGCGTGTGCTGCAGCGACGCCAGCAGCGGGGCGACGGACGGTTCGTCCAGGCCCTTGACCCATTCGGCGAGGTCGCTGATCTGCATGGCGCAGGCGTCGGCGATGCTGATGCCGTCGATCTTGGACGAGCGGGCCTCGGCGGTGAGGCGGGTACCCGCGCACTCGGGGCAGGTGGCGAAGGTGACCGCGCGCTCGACGAAGGCGCGGATGTGCGGCTGCAGAGCTTCCTTGTCCTTGGACAGCATCGACTTCTGGATCTTCGGGATCAGGCCCTCGTAGGTGAGGTTGATGCCGTCCACCTTGATCTTGGTGGGTTCCTTGTAGAGCAGGTCGGTCAGTTCGCGCTTGGTGAACTTGCGGATCGGCTTGTCCGGGTCGAAGAAGCCGCAGCCGGTGAAGATGCGGCCGTACCAGCCGTCCATGCTGTAGCCGGGGATCTTGAGCGCGCCGTCGTTGAGCGATTTGCTGTCGTCGTAGAGCTGGGTCAGGTCGATGTCGGAGACCCGGCCCATGCCCTCGCAACGCAGGCACATGCCGCCGGTGATGGTGAAGCTCCGGCGCGACTTCACGGTCCGGCCGCCGCGTTCGGTGGTGACGGCGCCCGCGCCGCTGATCGAGGCGACGTTGAAGGAGAACGCCTGGGGCGAGCCGATGTGCGGCTGGCCGAGGCGGCTGAACAGGATGCGCAGCATCGCGTTGGCGTCGGTGGCGGTGCCGACGGTGGACCGCGGGTTGGCGCCCATGCGTTCCTGGTCGACGATGATCGCGGTGGTCAGCCCGTCGAGCACGTCGACGTCGGGCCTGCCGAGGGTCGGCATGAAGCCCTGCACGAAGGCGCTGTAGGTCTCGTTGATCAGCCGCTGCGACTCCGCCGCGATCGTGCCGAACACCAGTGAGCTCTTGCCCGAACCCGACACGCCGGTGAACACCGTCAGGCGCCGCTTGGGCAGCTCGACGCTGACGTCCTTGAGGTTGTTCTCGCGGGCGCCGTGCACGCGGATCAGATCGTGGCTGTCGGCGGCGTGGGACGCGGGCCGGGTGCCGGCCTTCGCGGCCTTGGTCATCGGGTCTCCCTGTCAGGTCGGGCGCTGGTGGCGGCGGGCGGGCCGCCACCAGCGTCGCGGGTCAGCGCAGTTCCTGGATGCGGATCATGTTGCCCGCCGGGTCGCGGAAGGCGCAGTCGCGCACCCCGTAGGGCTGCTCGGTCGGCTCCTGGACGACCTCGGCGTCGGTCGCCTGCAGCCGCTCGAAGGTGCCGTCGAGGTCCTTGGTGGCGAGCAGGAGCGAGCCGAAGGTGCCCTTGGCCATCATCTCGGTGATGGCCTTGCGTTCGTCGTCGGTCAGGCCGGGTGTGGCTTCCGGCGGGTACAGCACGATGGAGGTGTTCTGGCCGGGCGGGCCGACGGTGATCCAGTGCATGCCGTTGAAGCCGACGTCGTTGCGCACCTCGAAGCCGAGGACGTCGCGGTAGAAGGCGATGGCGGTGTCGTGGTCGTTGTGCGGCAGGAAGCTCGAGTGAATGGTGATGTCCATGCGGTTCACACTATTTCCGGCCGGGGGGCCACGCTTCTCGATTCCTGATCGGTCTGGTGACCTGTTTCGCGACGCACGGCGGCATGCCGGCGGTGGCGTTCGCGGCCTGGGCGCGGTAGGCGCTGGGCGGCACGCCGACCAGTTCGGTGAAGCGGGTGCTGAAGGTGCCCAGGGACGAGGAGCCGACGGCGAAGCAGACCTCGGTGACGCTCAGGTCGCCGCGGCGCAGCAGTGCCATGGCCCGTTCGATGCGGCGGGTCATCAGGTAGGAGTAGGGCGACTCGCCGAAGGCCCGTTTGAACTCCCGGCTGAGGTGCCCGGCGGACATGTTCACGCCGCGGGCGAGCGCTTCGACGTCCAGCGGCTGCGCGTACTCCCGGTCGATGCGGTCGCGGACGCGGCGCAGCAGGGCGAGGTCGCGCAGCCGCGCTGCTCCGGCGGAACTAGCGGTCACCTGCGGAATCGTGCCACACCGGCCGCTGCGGCGGCACGGGCCGGCGGGAAAGGCCATCCGGCGCTACCGGCCGCGATGGCCGGCGCGGGGGTCAGCGCAGCCGTTCCAGCTCGCGGGCGGTCTCGGCCAGTTCGAGGGCCATCCGGCGGAGCTCGCCGGCGTCGGCTCCGTCGTCGGCGGCGGTGACCACGTCCTCGGCCGCGCAGCGCAGCTGGAACAGGCGGTCCTGCAGCGCGGTCAGCTCGGTGTCGGACAGCACGACGGCGTCCTCGGGCAGGCCGCCGCGCTGGACGGCGAGGCGCCGTTCGTAGGCCCGTTGCCGGCACGACTGGCCGCAGTAACGCCGTCGCCGGCCGGTGCTGCCCTGCTCGATCCGCCGGCCACACCACCCGCAGTGCAGGACGGCGCGCTCCCGCCGGTGCGGCGGCACGCCACGGGACGCTGCGATCTGGTCCACCTGTGCGCTCACGCAGCAGACCCTAACCGGCCATCCCGAACTCGTGCCGCGGCCACGCCGATACCGCAGACTGGTGGGGTGCAGATCAACCACCCGTACCTGAGCGGCACCCGGCCTCGCGCGTTCGCCCACCGCGGGTGGCACCTGGACGACCTCGACGGGCTGGAGAACTCGCTGCCGTCCTTCCAGCGTGCGGCCGCCGAGGGCTACGCCTACGTGGAGACCGACGTGCACACCACGGCCGACGGCGTGGTCGTGGTGCACCACGACGCCCTGCTCGACCGCACCACCGACAGGCACGGCCCGATCGCCAAGCAGACGTGGTCAGCGGTGCGGCAGGCCAAGATCGGTGGCCGCACCCCGGTGCCCCGGCTGGAGGACGTCCTGGAGGAGCTCCCCGAGATCCGGTTCAACATCGACGTCAAGACCAGCCGGGCGATCGTGCCGTTCGTGCGCACCATCGAGCGGATGGGCGCCTTCGACCGGGTTGCGGCGGCGGCGTTCTCCGACGCGCGGCTGGCGGCGATCCGCAAGCTGGCCGGGCCGAAGCTGATCACGTCGATGGGCCCGCGCTCGGCCGCGGTGCTGTGGGCTCGCGGCTGGCTGCCGTGGGTGCGGCGGAACTTCCGGCACCGGGGTGAGATGGCCCAGGTGCCGTCCCGGCAGGGCGCGATGACGGTCATCGACCCCCGGTTCGTGCGCAGCGCGGAGCGTGCCGGTGCCGAGGTGCACGCGTGGACGATCAACGACCGGGCACACATGGAACGGCTGCTCGACCTGGGCGTGCACGGCATCGTGACGGACCGGCCGGACGTGTTGCGCGAGGTGCTGGCCGCGCGGGGCGCGTGGCCGCCCACCAAGTAGCGGCCGTCGTCAGCGTGGCCGGGTGCCCGACCAGGCGGCTTTCCACGTCTTGGGGCCCAGGCGCCCGGAGTCGTTGATGCCGTTGGCGCGTTGCAGGTCGAGCACGGCCTGGCGGGTCTTGTCGTAGTAGCAGCCGGTGCCGGTGAAGCCGTAGCCGAAGGCGTTCATGCGCAGCTGGAAGGTCTTCAGCGCCTCGGCGCAGTCGCCGTAGGAGTAGACGGCGCCGGGCCAGGCGGGGGCCGCAACGGGCACCGGGGCCGGGGCGTGGCCGCCGCCGATGTAGGCGCTCTCGGCGTAGGTGGGCACCCGTTTGCTGCGGGCGTCCTTGTCCTCGCGCAGGCCGAGCATGCCGGCGCACTCCCAGGGCTGCCAGCCGCGCATCCGGTAGAGGTAGAGCGCGCGGTAGTCCTGCTCGACGGGGCTGGCGAGGTCGGGGCGGCCCTGGCCGCCGACGCTGCGCCAGGTGGGCAGGTCGAACTGGTAGGCGCCGTAGTAGCCGTTGCCGGTGTTGACCGTGTAGCGGTTGCTGGACTCGCACATGCGCAGCTTCAGCCAGGTCGCCGCGCTCGGGTCGGCGCCGGCGGGTGCGGCGGCGACCAGCTGGACCCCCAGCGCCAGGAGCGCCGCGAGGACGAGTCCGGTTGCCGCGCGGACCGAGGGTCTCCACCGGTGCTTGCTCATGCCCGCACGGTAAGTGGGCACCTCATTGATCACAACTTTCACACCAAACCCATCAGGATCACATGCACCACCCGTCAGCCAGCGCCGCGACACGCCGGTGGACCTGCGGAAGATCGCGGAGAACCGGACAAATCGCACCACTCCCCCGTGATCGGCAGCGGGTGGCCGGACCTGCGCTGTTTTCACCCGATCAAGGGAGCTCCGGTCGTGGCTGGATAGGGTCGTCCGTCGTGACCACCCTTGGTGATTCCGACCCGGACCCGACCGACGCGCTGTCCCCGCTGCCCTCGCGCAGCGCGACGGGCACGCCGGTGCGGGGCAGGCTGCGGTTCTGCTACGGCCCGATGGACTGCGGGAAGTCCACGCTGGCGTTGCAGATCGACCACAACCACGCGCGGCAAGGGCGGCGCGGGTTGCTGCTGGTCCGGCACGACCGCTCGGGCGAGCCGCGGATCAGCAGCCGGATCGGGATCACGCGGCAGGCGACCGAGGTGGGCGAGGACACCGACCTGCGTCAGCTGATCCGCCGCGAGTGGGTCGCCGGGCGGCACCTGGACTACTTGATCGTGGACGAGGCGCAGTTCCTGTCCCCGGCGCAGGTCGAGCAGCTGGCCGAGCTGGCGGACGAGGTGGCGCTGGACGTGTACTGCTTCGGCATCGCCACCGATTTCCGCAGCCGGCTCTTCCCCGGGGCGCGGCGGTTGTTCGAGCTGGCCGACGAGCTGCAGCCGGTCCAGGTGGAGGTGCTGTGCTGGTGCGGCGTGCCGGGGCGGTTCAACGCCCGGGTGGCTGACGGCGAGGTCCTCCGTGAGGGGGACACGGTGGCCGTCGCGGATACCTTTTCGGGGGTAGTTGAAAAGAAAAATTCACCACCCTCGGAGACGGAATCGACTACGATCCGTTATCAAGTATTATGCCGCCGCCATTTCCGCCTGGGTGATCTGGGTCCCGCGACACCCCGGCACGGCCAGCTGCGGCTGACCTGAACGGCCCAGCCGCTCCCCCGCATGGGGGAATATCCCCAGAAGAACGAGCCATCCGCGTCACGTCGTGCCGCGAATTCCCTCTCAACAGAGGAAGCTGTTGCCGAGGGGTGAGCCAGCTCATCGTGAGCGACGACATGGCGCTGTGGGAATTCCCAGTTGCCAGTACCCGTTGCATAGGGTGAGCATCACCCTGGCTCTAGACCCGGAGCCGACTGAAAGGACGTCATCATGGCCGACCGTGTTCTCCGTGGAAGCCGGCTGGGAGCGGTCAGCTACGAGACCGACCGCAATCACGATCTGGCCCCGCGCCGTACGGTGCGTTACGCGTGTCCGAAGAACCACGAGTTCGAGGTGCCCTTCTCCGACGACGCCGAGATCCCCTCGGTGTGGGAGTGCCGCCTGCACGGCAGCGAGTCCGAGATCGTCGATGGTGCGCAGCCCGAGCAGAAGAAGGTCAAGCCGCCGCGTACGCACTGGGACATGCTGCTCGAGCGGCGGAGCATTCCCGAGCTCGAGGAACTGCTGAACGAGCGTCTCGCTGAGCTGAAGGGACGGCGTACGTCCAAGTCGGCGTAACGCTGCGACCCTCCCACGACCGAAGGCCCCCGTGTCCTCCCGCCACGGGGGCCTTCCGCTGTCCGCGGGCGGCCTCTCGGCGCCGACGGTCGTGCCTGTCGTCGTCGCGGTCCTCAGCCGCTGCCGGGTCGTGGAGGTGGCGATCCCGCGGGTTGACGAGCATCGGAGGGAAATCCGCGCTGGCGGACCGATGGGGCTGACGTGGCCGATGCGTGGGGTCTGATCCATCTTCAGTTCGGTGCGGTAGTGCGCGGTCCAACCCGAACGAGGTCACAGCCGTTCAGCGTTCGCCCCTCAGAAGCCTGGTCAGCGTCGCGACATCCTGGATTGCCGACGCCCGTATGCCTGTTTGGACCACGAGCGTGGGTACGCCACGGATGCCGCGTTCGTCAGCACGGCGTTCGTCAGCGCGGACGGTGTCGGCGAACGCGTCGCTGTGCAGGAGTTTGTCGGTCTGCGCGGGATCCAGTCCGGCTTCGGTGGCAAGGGTCTCCAGCACATCGGGGTCGGCGATGTTGCGTCCTTCGGTGTGGTAGCCGTGCATGAGTCGTTCGAGGACTTGATCGGCCAGCCCGCACGAGGCAGCCAGCTGGACCAGCCGATGGGCGTCGAAGGAGTTGACCGGCCTGGCCTTGTCCAGATTCAGCGTCAGGCCCTCGGCGGCGCCCAGGGCCTGGATCCGGGCGACGCGGGCGGCGGCCTGCGCGCGGTCGGGCTGGTGGGCGCTGATGACTTCGGCGGCCGTGGGCCCGGGAACGGACGAGCCCTCCGGGTCGAGCTCGCGGCTGCGCCAGAGGAGCTCGGTTCCGGGAGCGCCGCGCAGTGCAGCGGTGAGCCGTCGCTTGCCGATGTAGCACCAGGGACACAAGACATCGAAGTAGACCTCGGCTCGCATTGACGGTGTTCCCTTCATTCGGTGTGGGCGGGAGGGGTCCCGTCCCGCTGCGCGGGTTCGCGGCAGAACGTGATGGTCAGGATGGCGAGGACCGCCAGGAGCGGGATGAGGATGATCGCGTGAACGTGCAGGCTGTGCGCGAAGGCGTCCCGAGCGGCCTCGGTCAACGTGACACCCAGCTCATGGGGAAGTCGGCTCGCCACCTCCAGTGCGGCCGGCAGCGTTTCGCGGGCGGTCGCCACGATGTCGGTGGGGACGTCCGCGGGCAGGTGCTCGGTCAGGTGACGGCCGTAGACGGCGGTCGCCACACTGCCCAGCACGGCGATGCCGAGAGCGCCGCCGAGTTCCGCGCCGGTCTCGGAGATCGCCGACGCGGCGCCGGCGCGTTCGGGTGGTGCGGAGTTCAAGATCAGGCCGCTTCCCAGGGACATGAACGGCGTCAGCCCGGCGAACAGCACGACCGAGCCGCCCACCAGGACCAGCGGGCCCCGGTTCACCTGGGTGAGCAGGACCGGGCCGAGGATCGCCAGGGCCGCTCCGGCGCTCATCAGCACGGCAGGCCGGAAACGTGCGGCTAGGCC
The sequence above is a segment of the Amycolatopsis viridis genome. Coding sequences within it:
- a CDS encoding ATP-binding cassette domain-containing protein, producing the protein MTKAAKAGTRPASHAADSHDLIRVHGARENNLKDVSVELPKRRLTVFTGVSGSGKSSLVFGTIAAESQRLINETYSAFVQGFMPTLGRPDVDVLDGLTTAIIVDQERMGANPRSTVGTATDANAMLRILFSRLGQPHIGSPQAFSFNVASISGAGAVTTERGGRTVKSRRSFTITGGMCLRCEGMGRVSDIDLTQLYDDSKSLNDGALKIPGYSMDGWYGRIFTGCGFFDPDKPIRKFTKRELTDLLYKEPTKIKVDGINLTYEGLIPKIQKSMLSKDKEALQPHIRAFVERAVTFATCPECAGTRLTAEARSSKIDGISIADACAMQISDLAEWVKGLDEPSVAPLLASLQHTLDSFVEIGLGYLSLDRPSGTLSGGEAQRTKMIRHLGSSLTDVTYVFDEPSIGLHPHDIQRMNNLLLQLRDKGNTVLVVEHKPETIGIADHVVDLGPGAGSGGGQVVYEGTVEGLRASGTLTGRHLDDRATLKPSVRTPSGKLEIRGANTHNLRDVDVDIPLGVLVVVTGVAGSGKSSLIHGSVSGRDGVVTVDQGAIKGSRRSNPATYTGLLEPIRKAFAKANGVKPALFSANSEGACPACNGAGVIYTDLAMMAGVATTCEECEGKRFQAEVLEYKLGGRDISEVLAMPVAEAQAFFGDGEAKVPAAHKILTHLADVGLGYLTLGQPLTTLSGGERQRLKLATHMGEKGGVYILDEPTTGLHLADVEQLLALLDRLVDSGKSVIVIEHHQAVMAHADWIIDLGPGAGHDGGRIVFEGTPADLVSARATLTGEHLAAYVS
- a CDS encoding VOC family protein, whose amino-acid sequence is MDITIHSSFLPHNDHDTAIAFYRDVLGFEVRNDVGFNGMHWITVGPPGQNTSIVLYPPEATPGLTDDERKAITEMMAKGTFGSLLLATKDLDGTFERLQATDAEVVQEPTEQPYGVRDCAFRDPAGNMIRIQELR
- a CDS encoding helix-turn-helix transcriptional regulator, which gives rise to MTASSAGAARLRDLALLRRVRDRIDREYAQPLDVEALARGVNMSAGHLSREFKRAFGESPYSYLMTRRIERAMALLRRGDLSVTEVCFAVGSSSLGTFSTRFTELVGVPPSAYRAQAANATAGMPPCVAKQVTRPIRNREAWPPGRK
- a CDS encoding glycerophosphodiester phosphodiesterase, which produces MQINHPYLSGTRPRAFAHRGWHLDDLDGLENSLPSFQRAAAEGYAYVETDVHTTADGVVVVHHDALLDRTTDRHGPIAKQTWSAVRQAKIGGRTPVPRLEDVLEELPEIRFNIDVKTSRAIVPFVRTIERMGAFDRVAAAAFSDARLAAIRKLAGPKLITSMGPRSAAVLWARGWLPWVRRNFRHRGEMAQVPSRQGAMTVIDPRFVRSAERAGAEVHAWTINDRAHMERLLDLGVHGIVTDRPDVLREVLAARGAWPPTK
- a CDS encoding transglycosylase family protein; translated protein: MSKHRWRPSVRAATGLVLAALLALGVQLVAAAPAGADPSAATWLKLRMCESSNRYTVNTGNGYYGAYQFDLPTWRSVGGQGRPDLASPVEQDYRALYLYRMRGWQPWECAGMLGLREDKDARSKRVPTYAESAYIGGGHAPAPVPVAAPAWPGAVYSYGDCAEALKTFQLRMNAFGYGFTGTGCYYDKTRQAVLDLQRANGINDSGRLGPKTWKAAWSGTRPR
- a CDS encoding thymidine kinase, producing MTTLGDSDPDPTDALSPLPSRSATGTPVRGRLRFCYGPMDCGKSTLALQIDHNHARQGRRGLLLVRHDRSGEPRISSRIGITRQATEVGEDTDLRQLIRREWVAGRHLDYLIVDEAQFLSPAQVEQLAELADEVALDVYCFGIATDFRSRLFPGARRLFELADELQPVQVEVLCWCGVPGRFNARVADGEVLREGDTVAVADTFSGVVEKKNSPPSETESTTIRYQVLCRRHFRLGDLGPATPRHGQLRLT